TCGTTTGCatcagaaaaaaatgaatgacttgGTATTTGTAATGTGCAATCTGAAATTGAATGATAATCAAGTCAAAAGGCAAGCTGATaattttacgatccgtttttacgatccgagtttgtgtGCGGCTTTCCGTGCCAtgttaaaatcgtgattttaacaaccttgattcGTATCCTCATATTGCTAATTGGGAACACAAGGGACATATATAACATGATTGTTGTGGCTagggggaaaaaatgaaaaattattggtACAACCAACATGtaattttgaagaatttattgtatttgaatcgatttatttattaaatacacacatttatttttttatttgcaattaaAATCCTTCGTAGATCTCATTTACATTAATTTCAAGCATTTGGACTTTTCCGAGTTCGATATTCTTTTCCCTGCGTCCTGAGTCtgaatttgtaaaattaagtGCGGCAATGattacataataatataaatttcatgTTCTGATCCAGGGGCATTGCTGGCTTCGTAGTGAGCTTTTTGCAAGTATAAAACTCCCCCAACAGCTCTTGAGGTGGTGAACGTAggtgatttctttttttcttatagcgTTACGGGAGTAGCAAAAAGAAACACCATGGAAAGTAACCCATGTTTGCCTCtcgttttctttcttattgTTTCTTGTTCTGTTGCCCAAATCGAAGCTGGCATGAGGCAAAGTGAAGCACTTGGCCATCTCTACAAGCCCTAGTTGGAGGGAAATTCTAACGTTGACAGTGCTGCTCTTTTCCAAGCAACCGAACATGTAGATATATCCAGGTTTCATCATCAAGAGGGATTAAAGGAGAGCCATATCTGGAAGACCTGGTCCAGAGCACCTTTTCTGGAAGACCTGGTCCTAAGGTACATATCTGTAGTAGTGCTCCGATAGCCATATCACCGGCGTTCACCGTTGGATGAGGCCAATATTTGGTTATATTGTGCACTTCATCATTGTCTTCATTCTGACTGGAGGGATCGTTCATATCTGTCACCGTTTGCAAAATCTAATTGTTTGAAGGTTTCGGGAAACCCCCCTCAGACCTGTCAGCGTCGTTGGCTGATTTCTCATTCTTCTACCGTTGGATCAACTCGACTTTTAGTTATGTTATGTGTCTCTATAGTTCCTATATCTTGACCAGAGAGATCGTTCATATTTGAATCCACTAGAGAAATCTTATTGTTTGAAGATTTCTGGACAAACCACTCTCGGAACAATCAAAGCCGCCAAcctatttcttccttttctaccGTTGGATCAATCTGAGTTTTGGATATGTAATGCATATGTAATGCATTACACATTCGGAACGGTGGAGATGAGATGAAACCCTTCCAGCAAAGTGTTATGCACGTTAAACGGTGGCTCGTCAATCTCGGGTCAGTTTTGGTCTAACTCGGATCTAGGGAGATCCAACCGTTAACTTGAGCTGATATTTGGATATATGCTGCATAAGATGTGTGTTTACCTTAGTATCGTTGGGATTTGTTGTTGTTTGAATTTGTTAGTGAGTAATTGCTGTTTGAAGTTCTGCCCAGAATCTGTCATGGCTTTCAAGGCATTTCCATGACAGATTCTGGGCAGAGCTTCAAACAACAATTACTCACTAATaattcaaacaataataaatcccAACTATATTAAGGTAAAAACACATCTTATGCAGCATATATCCAAATATCAGCTCAAGTTAACGGTTGGATCTCTCTAGATCCGAGTTAGACCAAAACTGACCCGAGATTGACGAGCCACCGTTTAACGTGCATAACACTTTGCTGGAAGGGTTTCATCTCATCTCCACCGTTCCGAATGTGTAATGCAACCATATGCATTACATATCCAAAACTCAGATTGATCCAACGGTAGAAAAGGGAGAAATAGGCTGGCGGCTCTGACTGTTCCGAGAGTGGTTTGTCCAGAAATCTTCGAACGGTAAGATTGCTCTAGTGGATTCAAATATGAACGATCTCTCTGGTCAGGATGTGGGAACTATAGAGACACACAACATACCCAAAATTCGAGTTAATCCAACGGTAGAAGAATGAGAAATCAGCCGGCGACGCTGACAGGTCTGAGGGGGGTTTCCAGAAACCTTCAAACAATTAGATTTCACAAACGGCGACAgatatggacgatccctctggtcAGAATGAAGACAATGATGAGGTgtacaacataaataaatattggcCTCATTCAACGGTGAAGGCCGGGGATATGGCTGTCGGATCACTACTGCAGATATGTACCTTAGGTAGCTCCTGACTTTGTCGATCTGTCTGTGTTATCAGAAAGCCATTCTGAAAACATCGTCTTACCGCAAACCTAAAGACCACCAAATATATATCTGCACTCTACTCGACAATGACTTCATGAGATTTAATGTCAATTTCTGATGTGTTTAGTTACTATATATTTGCTAAAATCTTTTATACAGAATGCCTCCCTCTTTCTCTGTTTGACGCTTCAACAAAGAATGCTTGAGCCGCCAAACTTTTCCTTCGCAATAGTCAACAAAATCATCATCTTAGTAATCTTCAGGAAGAATTACTTCAATATTAGTGGATAGGGCTGCGTCAAGTGATCACATacgatcaatttatttattcatttaatcgAGTCACATCTTGTACGATGAATTTTGACACCTTCGCGAGGCAATTTATAGCACAAACCAAAATTTAATCCATAAATAACTTTACATTTCTTATTAATAATCATTCAATTgggaggatgaaattaaaaattatatattaaagataACACTGATTAATGGACCATTtagtattttcttaatatttacgaaaaaaaaaatcaatattaatggAGTGGAGATAATacattattttgtttctcttgATCTTTATTTCCAAATGTAAGAGATGAAAACCATGAATGGGcatgttttcttgaattttttgttttaaaaatataaaaatgtactCTAACATTATTCcaaaaactaattaaccaatgtgtgtgtatataaaaagATAGAGTTTGATGTCTGTTTGGATAGCGCCAGCAACATTCATTGGCGGAGGAAAGAGAGAATATCATTTTGAAGTACATTCCAAATGGACACAGGGACTTCCTCCATTAAAACAACTCCATTTGCCAAATAACTTAATAAGAGTTCTAACACAAGAACTCCTTTTATTGTAGGCCCTGGTTGTTCATCTCTGGCATACAGTGCAATGCAAGAACTTGGACCATTTCGAGTATATAGTGATGgcaaaaaactttataaaaacagATACTCATGGAATTACGGTATAAGTTTTCAACTTTTATAAATGAGTGTTAGTTTATTACTACTTACATCAGATGTGTAAATTAAAGTGACAAATAATTGGTTTTCTTTTCCAGCTGCAaatgttttgtttcttgaatcTCCTGCGGGAGTGGGGTTTTCATACTCGAACACAACATCAGATTACGAGAAAAGTGGAGACAAGAGAACAGCTGAAGATAATTATGTGTTCTTAGTGAACTGGCTGGAGAGGTTTTCTGAGTACAAAGATAGAGAATTCTACATATCAGGTGAAAGCTATGCAGGACATTATGTGCCTGAACTTGCTCACACTATTATATACCATAACAAGAAGGCCATGAAGACCATTATCAATCTCAAAGGAATTCTTGTACGTGCATTTCTCTCTCAATCCGtcgataaattatatattttgaaaaatataagcaTGTGACTAATCAATTTGGTTCTATTTCTACctttcaatttgaatttaacATACTAATAGACAAAGTAGGTTGCCAACTTGTAAACAGctagtgttttcttttaataattacaatatgATTGGAACTTGTGACTTGCACATGTTAGGCATGATCATCATTGGGTTTATGCAAAGCAAAGCTAGATAGATATGGACAGGCCGGGGTGTTCTTTGGTCCCGATGTGGCAGAGGCAGCCCACATTCCATTTTTTGTGGTAGAAGATTGTTTGCTGGAATCATTTACAGTGATGCTgtaagaaattgagaaaaaagaagaagaaaatcttatgggacttgaaaaaaacaagtaatatGCATCTCACTAATGCAAATTGTTGGCTACATATTAACTATAAGGTGCATTCTCTTGTGGAAATTGCAGATTGGGAATGCAGTAATCAACCCTGAAACTGATAGAATAGGAATGTATGACTATTTAGGAAGCCATGCTATAATTTCAGATGAGTTGGTTCATAAAGTACGAACACATTGCAATTTCTCATTCAATGCAACACCTCAGTCTGATGAGTGCAATGAAGCAGTAGATGAAGTAAGAAAGGATAGTTCTCATATCGATATATACAACATCTATGCTCCATCATGCTTTCATAAGAGTACCACAGCAAAGCCCAAGAAACATTCTGTAAgtaattatcaaaatatttcttcattatattgatgctttaatgttaaatttatctatatatttataCTAATAATTTtgctaaatatattttcattggaATTGCGATATCTCTTCTACTAAATCTCATAAATCATACCAAATAACCCTCCGATTTTGCTTCCATTCAGAATTCTAATTCACTAAATTATTTTGTGTGGCAGCTGGTGAACTTCGATCCCTGCAGTGATTATTACGTGTATGCTTATCTTAATCGACCTGATGTCCAAGAAGCCATGCATGCCAATGTAACCAAGCTCACTCATGATTGGGAACCTTGTAGTGATATCATAACAAGTTGGTCAGATAGCCCTTCAACAATTATTCCTCTACTGCAAGAGCTCATGGTAAACGGTCTTCGAGTGTGGATATTTAGGTAAAGTAATCAtgagtttatatataattatcataattataaagtgttttttgttcctGTTTTCAATCTCTCATTATTGTTAGTGTAATATTGTCCTAACTTGATAATAGCAACACTAATATATTAGTTTCAATGAGACTTCGTAAGTTTTGTTAATGGCAAAAGGCAAGTAagattttcataattaatttgtagCCACTGCCATTTTTGCAACATCTCTGAAGATTTCCTGCTTTCTAACGGGAAATCTTCATTGCCTGTAATTTCAGCGGTGATACAGATGCGAGGGTACCGGTTACTTCAACTCAGTATTCTATTAATAAGATGAAACTTCAAGTTAAAACCGAGTGGCATCCTTGGTACCTCGAAGGggaggtagtttttttttttttctttttcttacaccACTccaatttttactttgtttttcttctcccaATTAATTCTAGTTTAATCTCATAAATATCCTACTCCTATCAATGATTTTGTTTCGCTTATTTTATTGTGGCTGTCagttaagtaaaaaataaataaatgaagagaTGTTTTTGCTTTGTGTAGGTTGGAGGATACACGCAAGTGTACAGAGGAGATTTGACATTTGCCACCGTAAGGGGGGCAGGACATCAAGTGCCAACCTATCAGCCATTGGGAGCACTTTCCTTAATCAAGCATTTCCTTGATGGCACATCTCTTCCAGATACTACGAGATTTTAAACTCATGTCtctgtaattttattcaaaccatcatttcttgaatataaataagaaacaaTTGATTCGACGAGGCTAATTAGAAaaaggaaatttatttttagggttttggtttGAAGGAAGGTTGTTGTGCTTTATATAGGATGGTAAATtggttcttttgttttatttaaaaatttgaggtcattcaagatataaaatataaggcGTGTGATTTTTGAAATAACAGATACAAAGTTAACAAATgaacaaaaagttttttttttatcttaaaaataaatcctaACAAAACCTCCTATTAATTATACTCAGTTCATGTGCGGGTCAAATTTGTCATAGGCACGCATCCACTTAAtcaaaaatgctcaaaatatcTTAATTGTGGTGTGTGCAAGCTGGCTCGAAcacccacataaataaaaaaaaaaacccaaaatatcTTAATccacattataaaaatattgctcGGGGGTATTGAATTTACTGTATACCTAGCTAGACAAGATGCACTgtggattaaaataatataattattaatttgtccttctaagaaaaaaacaataagcttGGTAGTTTGATCTTTTCCACTTGAACCCTTAAAAGCaagattttttcaaatgatGCTTATGGGTTAGGTATTTTCCTTATATGCACAATGTAAAGAATATATTTTCCTTACAAGTAAAATTGTTGGTGTTAACCATCTATCACATATTGACACTGTTGGCACTGCCGGCACTGCCAACAATTATGAAAGTCAATGGAGAAATAAGGATACACGAGAATCTTGGAGAAAAAAGGGTGAAGACTCTCACAATCTAGCCTTAATTACTGGAGAGACGTTGAGTGATCTTGGAGCTCTAACGGCAATATGTTCAAACCAAGATGACATTCCAATCAAGCCTATAAATTCGGAAAGTTCAAATTAATAGGAACTCTGCATGGTAGTTTAGCAAACTTACAGGGATTCTCTGCTATCAAATTCTCTATTATCAAGCTGTCGTTGTAATAAACTCCTCTGCCATGAAGCTGTCATCACAAATCAGCACTGTCATCAACCAGATTTCATGGgatcctttccttttattttacatctGAATCATTGTATCTAATTAGTTTAAATACTGCACTTGTATAGCCTAGTTGTTTACGTTGAAATACAGAATAAGAGAAACTGAATATTCATTCCAGAAAAACACTCTGTCAgctcagtttaatttttttctttagttggAAGGCTGGAAGGAGGCTATTTggtctatatattttatatttatgaagcACAATATAAAGATTATATTACCCTTAAGAGAAAAATTTATCAAGCTTTCATttagaggtttttttatatatatatttttcaaactagtTTTTTAGCGATTAATACATTGACTTGGGGGCGATTTGATGCTCTAGCAATCatgagtattatttttttaaaaaaagttgctaGCAAGTGCATGTCCCACTCCTTAACGCTGCCTTTCAAGTCGATGTTTGAAGCATTTTTTCATCAGCATTCCATTGGTGTTATGCATGTAATTGGAGGAGCAGTGGGTTGGGCTCCAATTAGCTTTATAAatcgatttatttattttgcttattaAGATTGTTAGTTAATTAGCAGTTAATAGCTCTAAAAAATGTTAGAATTCATGAGAGTCTGCCTCTGAAGTTTGAAACAAACTTAGTTGGACTTAGTCTTTGTTATTGTTTTCGTATAAGATTTTGCTCCTTAAGGTTTTGTTTTCAGTTAGTAGTAGTAGTTCCAAAAAATCTGATAGTAGTTAggagtttttagatttttcagtttagttgtaagcctataaataggcattctcatttatgaaataaattctCTTCTACTTCAGCTCTTCTCTTTCAAATTATCTATCTTTTCCCTATAAGTTTTCATTCTTTCAAATTATGTAGCTttaacagtggtatcagagctcaCTTCCAACGGGCTAATCCTACAACTGCTTAGAAGAAAGCGTATTAGgaagaaaaactcaaaaagGAAAAGGCCATCACTTGCTTATATTCAGGACTTGTAGATCACATCTTCACCACAATCATGGACTTGGAAACACTAAAACAAGTGTGGGACAAGCACTAAGGTGAATTTAGGGCAGTACAAAGTCAAAACTATCAGGCTCCTCACATTGGAGATAAAATTTGAGTTAATGAAAATGAGAGATAATGAATAGACCCATTCGACACCAATTACTTTCTTATTTTCTACTAAATTAGTCAACTTTGaggtgtcattttttttaatggcatgtatttcttcatccattgttTTTATCCACTTCTCTTATGTGATAGCTTCATTGAAGCTAAATGAATCACTATCTgtgaagaaacaaaatagagttgtatcttTCATGAATTGGGTGGCATCGTATAGTTCTTCTAGatttctcatccttcttggtTCTTTTGATGAGGATGTtgattgttgtaacccatttttgggtccccacacaagaaaagagaaaatacaaaaaaaattaattaaatatatatatatatatatattaaaaaatataccagTGAAAAGATGATGCCAAAGCGCccaaaaatggtcaaaaattggtttaagaggtccaaaatataaatattaaaatttgacagtatatcattgactggtgagagccctattgattaAGAAACTtttatttgaggaagaaaagcacaaaatcaaatgttgatggactcaattaaattttattgaaggtttaattgaatttatggagggttgattgcaaaaaaaaaaaatgttttttaagtcaatttgggttttaattggaaggaattaaagttctggggttaaattatgatttttgagagttgatttggtcaaatcaagagcttaattatataaatatgaaagtttgatggccaatcggggacttaattgaagaaatccgagaccaagaaccaaaatgcaaaacgcgcgcaaattgaaggattgatttgaaatctaGCGCTTTGGCaccagtttttatttaaatgaaacggcgcgttttaagtaaaacgatgttgtttcatgcactttccaaaaagaaaaggggacgaaacggtgtcgttttaaGGCGGcactatttcttcttcttcttcccctggacgtgtAGTAAGGGaagagaaattttgttttttcttccttgtttctTCCTCTCCCTCCCATGTTCTATGTAAGAGCCAAAATCAGACGCCACCCGCCTCATGATGAGAAAACAGAGAGCCTCCATTGGCCACCTCTCCCGGCACCGTGACAGGGCTGGAGGGCGATGCGCCCCAGGTGCAGCGATGGGACAGGCCAGGGTCAATCCCTCTCcctctgcccctataaatactGCCGGAATGCAGAAGAGaaggaggagagaaaaaaaaggggagacCGAGAGAGAGATGCGGACAGttttttgagagagaaaggagagaccgaaagggagaaaaaacaatttttttagagGGAAAGGAGTGAAGAGACGGGACCGAAATagtagaaactaaaaaaactggGGAGACACCAACAAGGAGACCAAGTGAGAGAGAgacagaaacaaaaagaaaaacaggggAGAgcaaaggaggaagaagaaaggaaaaagaaagagagggaaaaagAAGCCGGGAGGAGAGACAAACACGAAGAAGGAAGAACAAAAGACAGGAGGAGCAAACCGACGAGGAAGAGAAGGCACAGACCAGTGTCTCTACACCGCGGAGAAGAAGAACAGCCATAGTTGCCACCATGCTTCCTCTCCACCGCCGCTGCCACCGCCACCTTCCACCACCGTTGACGCCCACAACCGTGCTTTCCCGCTCCAGGTAACTTTCTCCCCTCCcctgctattttttatttgttcattttcaattgcatgcagaacgtgagcaattcacgttctgcagcaaatgaaacttaattagctagttactatGTTGTGCATAATAACTAGCAAATTAAGTTTGGCTAGTTACTGTACGCATCACAGTAACCAACCCTTTTGTTCTTTTCGGCTGGAAGATCAACCCAGCCCACGCGGCTAGGGCTCAATTGAGCCTTGTAGCTGGGCCAATACAAGCCCAACCCACATAATTGGGCCAGGTCCGGCCcagttcacttttttttaatgatggaacatcagcccagctcagcccagttcatttcattttttttctctttttctttttttaaaaagaaaaatatatattcaaagaaattatgattttcccgcatattttttttacgtCATTTTGATTGATATcagtctgtattttttttttttttaagatacaaatccgatattaaaatacctagttttcttcaaaactttgaaaacatatatatatatatatatatatatatatatatatatatatatttaaatttttctttgttgtataacaatacaatatgattttttttaactttgagagACTCAGTcgtatccataaaaaaaaaaaaatttaactttgagAGACTCGGTCGTatccataaaatatatatatatatatatatatatatatatatatatatatatatgcattttggctttaataaccagtttattaaagtaatGAGAACTTgaccaatatttaaaaaaaaaaaccaaaaataaatattttgttttgttttaatgtctgagattatgaatttatacgtaaaacgtattcctgatattaaaaaggtagttCTTTTATAGACATTAAACTGGTTAGGTTTTTACCTCataagataagaacctccttaccgaggagaGCAATTTTGAACATTTAGGAGGAGAggaggcaataaaaaaaaactataaaaaaaaagctaaacttTTTCTTCTCCTTAACCCAAAAAGAGCCGCCGCCCCCTcctgattttttcttcttcttcctcccctcGGACTATCTCACTTCTAGCCCCTTCTCCGGCCACCACTGTCCTCTCAATCGTCCCTTTCCTCTCTCAACCTTCCCCCCATTGACCAGCGGCCGGACCCCTCTCATAGAACCCAAGTCGTTTTTCCTCTACTTCCTTGATCTCCTCCACCCAACAGCCCGACAGCAGGTCCattctcccccccccccaaacACACACAGAAACAAAACAGCCTCCCAGCCACACACTGTCCCTTTCCCTGTGTAGCAGCATCACCTTCCCCATCAACAGTGCCTTCTTCTCCCTCGACCGACTACTAGCAGCAATGGAGAAGCAGCACTCACAGACCAGCCACACACGCCAAGCCTTCTCCCTCTCAGCTGCTCCTCTCAGCCACCGAGAGCACCACCTTCCAGCCCGCAGTCGAGAGATCTTCCCTGTTTCAACCGGCCACAGGCCTCGGTCTCCCTTTTCTGCAGTAGACAACATCTCTCCTCCCCCCTAATCGAACAGTCACCAGCTTCTGCAGCCACAGATGACAACAACCATCATATCTGCCATCGACATAAGAGAATCAAACAGAGAAGGGAGGAGGCAGAGAAAAGGGATAGatctaaagaagaaaaaaccgaagcagatttgaaaaaacaaaggaaataaaaactagaatcaACTGGTTGTTGCGGTTTTGTTGTTTCTGCAGGTCATTGTCGATATAGGgagacaaaaaagaagaagacgttCCCAATCCACCGGTATTGCCACCTTCATCGACGATGGCGCGTAAGCCCACGCCCTGCTAGTGGCGGTGGTGCATGGaggagacgcgccgccactgttcttGCGGTTGCAGAAGGCCTTTCCTGCAATTTCTAGAGCTTTAGGGGCTATTTTgtaaactttaaattatttaatgtaatttttgtttagttttgaattttttataatttgtagttcggatgtaccaaaaaaaaaagaaaatgtttttgttttaggataaaattgcaaagaacaaagaataatttaatattttaatctgCTCATGGTTAAGGATTATGAAGTTACACATAATtcatatttctaatatccgatgaaagaataaaatttttaaaacttctttaacacatcaaagccatgaagcagcttacctcaggtagggtgcgttaggggtgctaataccttccctaaccacaaccagtcccttactcgtgaatctctgacaagactagTACAaccgggtttcctagtagcccttaattaaatactagatggcgactcccaacaaatcaaagcaaatagaaaggaaaaattGCCAAAAACAACGCAGCACGGGTGACATGCGACattgatgttgatgatgattcTGGTGTTGATGTGCTTTTTCTATTGAATATAAGAAATCTGTGTACTGGACTTTGCGACTCATTTACTGATAATATTGCATCTTTCGTATGTACTGTTGGTACCTCCACTTCATCTTCAAGGATGAAATCAGTGCTAatccatttgactgcttcttgatcatcattccattGCTTTGAGTAGACTTTTTGTCATGTCAAGAATCATTCGATTCTTTCTCTCAGCCACACCATTCAGTTGTAGTGTATAGGCAGACGTTGTTTGATGCCTGATGCCTTGCTGTGTACAATAagcttcaaagtcatttgccatatattctccac
This genomic interval from Populus alba chromosome 1, ASM523922v2, whole genome shotgun sequence contains the following:
- the LOC118047102 gene encoding serine carboxypeptidase-like 40, producing MQELGPFRVYSDGKKLYKNRYSWNYAANVLFLESPAGVGFSYSNTTSDYEKSGDKRTAEDNYVFLVNWLERFSEYKDREFYISGESYAGHYVPELAHTIIYHNKKAMKTIINLKGILIGNAVINPETDRIGMYDYLGSHAIISDELVHKVRTHCNFSFNATPQSDECNEAVDEVRKDSSHIDIYNIYAPSCFHKSTTAKPKKHSLVNFDPCSDYYVYAYLNRPDVQEAMHANVTKLTHDWEPCSDIITSWSDSPSTIIPLLQELMVNGLRVWIFSGDTDARVPVTSTQYSINKMKLQVKTEWHPWYLEGEVGGYTQVYRGDLTFATVRGAGHQVPTYQPLGALSLIKHFLDGTSLPDTTRF